A genomic stretch from Larus michahellis chromosome 7, bLarMic1.1, whole genome shotgun sequence includes:
- the OVCA2 gene encoding esterase OVCA2 has product MSGGRPLRLLGLHGYRQSERRFHQRTGALRKALRGRAELVAVNAPHPVPGGGEDDDGDDLPRGWWFSGPGTFEAGEVAEAPAGLEESLSAVAAALAEHGPFDGLLGFSQGAALAAMVCALRARGDPRFPVAFAILVAGFASRAPAHSHFYREPIALPTLHVVGDADAVIAAPLSRELAQHFVEPVVLTHPGGHFVPAAAPQKKAYLDFLDQFCPGQGQAEPPGAGAI; this is encoded by the coding sequence ATGTCGGGGGGGCGGCCGCtgcggctgctggggctgcacgGCTACCGGCAGAGCGAGCGCCGCTTCCACCAGCGCACCGGCGCACTGCGCAAGGCCCTGCGTGGCCGCGCAGAGCTGGTGGCCGTCAACGCCCCGCATCCCGtgcccggcggcggcgaggaCGACGACGGGGACGACCTCCCCCGCGGCTGGTGGTTCTCCGGGCCCGGCACCTTTGAGGCGGGGGAGGTGGCGGAGGCTCCGGCGGGGCTGGAGGAGTCGCTGTCGGCCGTGGCGGCGGCGCTCGCGGAGCACGGGCCTTTTGACGGGCTGCTGGGCTTCAGCCAGGGCGCGGCGCTGGCCGCCATGGTGTGCGCCCTGCGGGCCCGCGGCGACCCCCGCTTCCCCGTGGCCTTCGCCATCCTGGTGGCCGGCTTCGCCAGCCGCGCCCCGGCCCACAGCCACTTCTACCGGGAACCCATTGCCCTGCCCACGCTGCATGTCGTGGGCGATGCCGACGCTGTCATCGCTGCCCCCCTCAGCAGGGAGCTGGCCCAGCACTTTGTGGAGCCTGTTGTCCTCACCCACCCCGGCGGGCACTTCGTCCCTGCAGCTGCGCCCCAGAAGAAGGCCTACCTGGACTTTTTGGACCAATTCTG